Proteins encoded together in one Cicer arietinum cultivar CDC Frontier isolate Library 1 chromosome 4, Cicar.CDCFrontier_v2.0, whole genome shotgun sequence window:
- the LOC101501813 gene encoding probable polygalacturonase At3g15720, whose translation MSKDLLIVSILILSIASCNTWVAHGQSTFDLLKFGAKGDGQTDDSQAILNALEALCRASDENPTLVVPNGHTFFLRPLKFSGPCQSKNIHIKIMGNLLAPNRSNWGGCAIIWFHLFNITGLTFDGTGVINGSGQGWWSRVIGTGDCSRIPTALYFEKCDGLQISGLTHINGPGVHLSVVDSQDVTISNIHINSPEESHNTDGIDLTRVIRANIHDSDIQSGDDCIAIKGGTQFLNVSQVTCGPGTHGISVGSLGKNGSEEFVDHLTVKNCTFNGADSAVKIKTWAGGKGYVSNIVFDHIQINQTNFPIYIDQHYMRSKEQPQAVKISNVTFSNINGTCVGKDAIVLDCAKIGCYDITLQQINVTSINPKHPARVRCNNVHGTTTDIISPRGHCI comes from the exons ATGTCTAAA GACTTGCTTATAGTTAGCATTTTGATCCTTTCTATTGCTTCATGTAACACATGGGTTGCACATGGTCAAAGTACCTTTGACCTTCTTAAATTTGGTGCTAAAGGAGATGGCCAAACCGATGATTCCCAA GCTATTTTGAATGCATTGGAAGCATTATGTAGAGCTAGTGATGAGAATCCAACGCTAGTGGTGCCAAATGGGCATACATTTTTTTTACGTCCATTGAAATTCAGTGGTCCTTGTCAGTCTAAAAATATTCATATCAAG ATTATGGGAAATCTTTTAGCACCCAACAGAAGTAATTGGGGAGGGTGTGCAATAATATGGTTTCATCTCTTTAACATAACTGGGTTGACATTTGATGGAACAGGAGTCATCAATGGTAGTGGTCAAGGCTGGTGGAGTAgg GTGATTGGAACTGGAGACTGCTCTAGAATACCTACG GCTTTATATTTCGAAAAATGTGATGGACTTCAAATAAGTGGACTGACTCATATCAATGGGCCTGGAGTACATCTCTCAGTGGTGGATAGCCAAGATGTAACTATCTCAAACATTCACATTAATTCACCTGAAGAAAGTCACAACACTGATGGAATTGATTTAACAAGGGTAATTCGTGCCAATATTCACGACAGTGATATACAAAGtg gtGACGATTGTATTGCTATCAAAGGTGGAACACAATTCCTCAATGTCAGTCAAGTTACATGTGGACCTGGTACTCACGGTATTAG TGTAGGGAGTCTAGGAAAAAATGGTTCAGAGGAATTTGTAGATCATTTGACTGTCAAAAATTGTACATTCAATGGAGCCGATAGTGCTGTTAAAATCAAGACTTGGGCG gGTGGAAAAGGGTACGTCAGTAATATTGTCTTTGATCATATccaaataaatcaaacaaattttcCTATATATATTGACCAGCATTATATGAGGTCCAAAGAACAG CCTCAAGCAGTAAAAATAAGTAACGTGACATTTAGTAATATCAATGGAACATGTGTTGGTAAAGATGCTATTGTGTTGGATTGTGCCAAGATAGGATGTTACGATATTACCCTTCAACAAATCAATGTTACTTCAATTAATCCAAAGCATCCAGCTCGTGTAAGATGCAATAATGTTCATGGGACAACCACTGATATCATTTCACCTCGTGGGCATTGTATTTAA
- the LOC101509191 gene encoding uncharacterized protein, whose product MLSKGCGLLPNLHIRNSLSLLNHVAGIKMKNQGPLISASEVGKTNKSSHIRSFSPVPAVKKAWEAIHKNKSSNVVAPPEMQEGKKKWSIESNRFGFSGELLPGRLSPFRRSRAAAAGISPCRSKPQSPFQGVKLLGDAKETEINKSGNLKFYSTGLGKVQGVPNQGAKRSSYLGSLAIEKTLYIDIISCLI is encoded by the exons ATGTTGAGTAAAGGATGTGGTTTGTTACCTAATTTACATATTAGGAATTCATTGTCCTTGTTAAATCATGTGGCTGGAATTAAAATGAAGAACCAAGGTCCCTTGATTTCTGCTTCTGAGGTTGGAAAAACTAACAAAAGCTCTCATATTAGATCTTTTAGTCCAGTTCCAGCAGTAAAGAAG GCTTGGGAAGCAATTCACAAGAACAAGTCAAGCAATGTAGTTGCACCGCCTGAGATGCAAGAAGGAAAGAAGAAATGGAGCATTGAATCAAACAGGTTTGGTTTTTCGGGCGAGTTGCTTCCAGGTAGACTCTCTCCCTTCCGGCGTTCACGAGCTGCTGCTGCAGGCATATCTCCCTGCAGAAGTAAACCACAATCTCCATTTCAGGGCGTGAAGTTGCTCGGTGATGCTAAAGAAACTGAAATCAATAAATCAGGCAATTTGAAATTCTACAGCACTGGACTTGGTAAAGTACAAGGGGTTCCAAACCAAGGAGCCAAAAGAAGTTCATATTTAGGAAGTTTGGCAATTGAAAAGACATTGTATATAGACATTatatcatgtttgatttga
- the LOC101509520 gene encoding uncharacterized protein, whose translation MLSKGCGLLPNLHIRNSLSLLNHVAEVGKTNKSSHIRFFSPVPAVKKAWEAIHKNKSSNVVAPPEMQEGKKKWSIESNRFGFSGELLPGRLSPFRRSRAAAAGISPCRSKPQSPFQGVKLLGDAKETEINTSGNLKFYSTGLGKVQGVPNQ comes from the exons ATGTTGAGTAAAGGATGTGGTTTGTTACCTAATTTACATATTAGGAACTCATTGTCCTTGTTAAATCATGTGGCTGAGGTTGGAAAAACTAACAAAAGCTCTCATATTAGATTTTTTAGTCCAGTTCCAGCAGTAAAGAAG GCTTGGGAAGCAATTCACAAGAACAAGTCAAGCAATGTAGTTGCACCACCTGAGATGCAAGAAGGAAAGAAGAAATGGAGCATTGAATCAAACAGGTTTGGTTTTTCGGGCGAGTTGCTTCCAGGTAGACTCTCTCCCTTCCGGCGTTCACGAGCTGCTGCTGCAGGCATATCTCCCTGCAGAAGTAAACCACAATCTCCATTTCAGGGCGTGAAGTTGCTCGGTGATGCTAAAGAAACTGAAATCAATACATCAGGCAATTTGAAATTCTACAGCACTGGACTTGGTAAAGTACAAGGGGTTCCAAACCAATGA